The DNA segment TCCTGCGGCACTATGGCGATAGCTCGGCGCAGTGCATCCTGGGTTAATTGACGAATATCCTGCCCGTCAATCAAAATGCGCCCTTGCTCCACATCGTAAAAACGGAATAGCAATTTGATGAGCGTAGATTTACCCGCACCGCTATCCCCAACCACCGCGACTTTTTTCCCCGCCGCCACCTTAAAGCTGACGTTGCGCAGTATCGGTCTGTCATCGTAGCTGAAACTCACATGCTCAAAACTGAGCTCGCCGCGCTTAGGCTCAAAGTCTAAGGCATCGGGTTTATCTACTATGCGAGGGTGCTTATCGAGCAAACTGAACATCCGCTCAATATTGGCTAGGGCTCCGCGGATTTCACGGTAGACAAATCCCAAAAAGTTTAGCGGCATAAAGAGCTGCATCATAAAGGCATTGATCAGTACAAAGTCACCTAAGGTCATCTCATTATTAGTCACTTTATAGGCGGCTAACGCCATCATCGCCGTCATCGCTAACGCGATAATCATCGCCTGCCCACCGTTGAGGGCAAATAGTGATAAACGATTCTTACGTTTAGCCACTTCCCATTGGTCTAAGGCTTGGTCATAACGGTCCGATTCATATTTCTCATTATTAAAATACTTCACGGTTTCATAGTTGAGCAGGCTGTCGATGGCGCGGGTGTTGGACAGGGAATCAGCCTTAGCCGCATCGCGGACGTATTCAGTGCGCCACTCAGTCGCCACCACCGAAAACCAAATGTAGGCCATCACTGAGGTAAAAGTGATAGCGGCGAAGGCAATCCCATAATTAAAAAAGAAAATACCAATAACCATGGCGATTTCTAGCAGGGTCGGCACTATGTTAAACACCATAAAGCGCATCAAAAAGCTCACACCACTGGTGCCGCGTTCAATATCCCTCGACAAACCGCCCGTACGCCGCTCTAAGTGAAAATCCAAATCGAGTCGATGCAGGTGGTCGAACACCGCGAGACCCAATCGGCGAATGGCCCGCTCAGTGACACGGCCAAATAGGGTGTCGCGGATTTCACCCGTGATCACTGTTAACAGCCGCACTGCGCCGTAGGCTAAAACTAATCCGATGGGCACACTCAAGGCCTGCGCGGTTTTATTCGCATCTAAGGTATCGACTAAGTCTTTCAGAATAAAAGGCAAACCCACGCTGGCAAGCTTAGCGACGATAAGGCAAGACATGGCTAGCGCCACCCGGCCCTTGTATTCGAGCAAATAAGGCCAGAGCAACTTAACCACGTGCCAATTGAGCTTATCGATGGGACCTTCAAAATACAGTGTTGGGCGCATATGTCTAAACCTTTGCCAAAGTCGCTCAATTGTAGCAGCATGGCGCACGTTAAGGCGAAACCAAACAGGGAAAGTTTGAATAAAATCAATCAGATTTTTCTGACAGACAAAAAGCGGCCCGCTTGGCAAAATATCTCTGGCTTACCGAAATAAAAATGTCATGCTAACGACTTACGCTCAAAGAGTTCGCAAAGCGAATATTAAGGTGAAAAAATTCTGAAACAAGCTTGGCTTTATCAGAACAGTAACCGTTAAAATAGGCCAGAACATCAAGGGTTCGACTGTTGATTATTTTGTCGGTTTTACCCAAAATGTCCCTCGGACTAAAGATTTCAAGCAGCAGGATTTGCAAACATCTGGCCGCAGATCCGTGCGTACAAACAAGTTCCGCACTCGTTCTGCGATAACATTAAAGATAACTCAAATAAATCAAGATCAAAGGATGCTTTATGTTGGATTCAGCTAAAGTTCAATACCCGCCATTACCACTGATCCAAACTTGGGTGTGGATGATGATCGAATCAGGCAATCCAGAAATTCAGGACAAAGGCAGAAATAACCTGATTGCTGCTTTTGGTAGCTTGGCCAAAGCTAACGAATACTTAGCCGAAATGAGCAAGAAATAATAAAAATAAAGGCGCCGGGATAGCGCCTTTATTTTTGGTCTTAAACCCGATTAAACCCGCTGACGACGTTCGATAACACTCTGATTTAACACTGCGAGTAAACGCTCGGTATCGTCCCAACCAATACAGGCATCTGTGATGCTCTGACCGTAGCATAACGCTTGACCTTCAATCAGATCCTGCCGCCCTTCCACTAAGTGGCTTTCGACCATCACACCGAAAATCGCCTTATTACCCGCGGCCACTTGTTCGGCCACATCGTTTGCGACTTCCATTTGGCGTTGATATTGTTTGCTGCTGTTGGCATGGCTGAAATCGATCATAATGTTGTCGACCAGCTTGGCCTTTTTCAGTTGTTCGCTGATCTGCGCCACATGGCTGGCACTGTAATTTGGCTCACGGCCGCCTCGCAGAATGATATGGCAATCGGGATTACCTTTGGTCGACACAATCGCCGAATGGCCAAATTTGGTTACCGATAAGAAGTGGTGCGGCGCATTCGCGGCGCCAATAGCATCGATTGCCACCTTAATCGTGCCGTCAGTACCATTTTTAAAGCCTACAGGGCAAGACAGCCCCGAGGCCAATTCACGGTGCACCTGCGATTCTGTGGTGCGTGCACCGATGGCGCCCCAGCACATCATATCCGCCACATATTGCGGGGTGATCATATCGAGGAATTCACCCGCGGTAGGCATGCCAGAGTCATTCAAATCGACCAAGAGTTTACGCGCGGTACGCAAACCATCGTTCAGTTTGAAGCTGTTATCCATATAAGGATCGTTGATGAGTCCCTTCCAACCCACTGTGGTACGCGGCTTTTCAAAATAAACACGCATCACCACTTCGAGCTGATCTTGATAACGTTCTCTTAGCGCAACCAGTCTCTGGCCGTATTCCAATGCGGCCTTAGGATCATGGATTGAGCAAGGACCAATGACCACTAACAAACGATCATCTTGGCGAGCGAGAATGTTATGGATGCTTTGACGGGCGTTAAACACAGTTGCAGCAGCGTTTTCGGAAGCAGGAAATCGTTCTAGAATCGCAATCGGTGGAAGTAACTCTTTGACTTCATTAATGCGAACGTCATCATTTTGGTAATACATAATTTACTGCTCCAACTCTCGTGTTTAGGCTATTTTTATCGCTGCAATAGGGGATCTCAACTGCAATACTGAGTTCAATTTATCCAGTCTGCGCCGTTAATGCAACCAAGTTGTCTCCATTTCAAAAAATCAGCTATAACGTCTTGTTTTAACATATTTTTAAAAAATACAAATTCAAATATTTCAATATGATATGCAAACTAAAGCCAACCGAATGTTTGGGTAGGAAGCAAACGATACTGAGAGCGGAAATAAAAAACCTCCTTTGCCAGTAATCAAACGCAAACAAAGGAGGTTGAGTAAAGGATTAATGTTGCTGCATGGCCTGCAGTTTTGCCTGATAACGATGCTTATCTGTGGCTTCGCGGCTAAGTGCCATGGCCTTTTCCATATTGAGTTTGGCGCGCTTCTCATCGCCCAGCGCCCAATAGGTACGTGACAAACCAAAGAAAAACTCATGGCGATAATCGGCTTTATCCACGGCCCTTTGATACCAAGCGAGCGCCTCGCTGTATTGGTGTTCATCATAGGCCTGTTCACCCATATCATAGTAGTAATAAGGATTACGAATACGCGCTAACTCCAACACTTTATTGACCTGCGCCCACTCTTCTAAACGGCCCTGATCACCTAAAATCACCGCCAAGTTATAGAGGGTCGTCATATCATCGGCATCGTATTTGAGTGCATAGCGATAGACTTGCTCTGCCCGCTTTTCATCGCCCTTGTGGCGATAAATCACGGCTAAGGTGTTGAGCGCAGGGATAAAGTGTCCAGATTTTAAGCCGGCTTTAATCAGCGCATAGGCGCGGTCTAAATCCCCTTCAACCAAGGATTCGGCGGCCATATTGTTATAAAACATGCTGGTTAAGGTCTGGCGATTGATTTGCACTTTATTGTAGCCTCGCAGAGCTCGCTCGGGCATAAAGTCGACCAGAATCGCATGGGCCGACAGATACACAGTGTGCACGCTCTCGGCGGGTAACAAGCGTAGATTGACATGGCCGTTGATCAGATAAAACTCGCCCTGTTTGTCCCACACGGGTTCAATCGCAATATCTTGAAACTCAGTGCCAATTTTAAACACATCCGCTAAAGCCGATGTCATCACAACCAACGACATACAATTCCCCGCGCGCTGGGCATAGGTTTCGCTGGCGGTTTGAGTCAAATTATCTTGATAGTGAAAATCGCTGTGGCCGCCATCTTGGTTAGCATTGATATAACTGGCTAACCATTCGTGTACCGCGACGGGATTTTTCGTCGATAAGCTGTAACGGTCGTAGGCTCGCCTAACATCGGCCGCCACAGAAGGCGGAAGGCTAAAAATATCCTCGACGCTCGGAATATTACTGACAGATTTAAACAACGAATCTGCAAATAGGGCATCGATTTCATCATCACTAGGTTTTGGGGCTGTTGAGCTGCAACCCCATAAGAGTAAAAGTAATAATGAGCAGATTATGCCGCTTGAGATGGTGCGCAGTTGTATCATGAGATGTCCCCCAGACCATAAGGCTCCTATTTGAGCTTATTACACTTGGCCAAAAAGACGTCATAAAATGGTTACAAAAAATAACGGCCTGCCACAAAGGATTGCGGCAGCTTAAGGGTTAACGCTGCGCCGGAGGGTCTACCTTGATATACACATCCTGCTGCTGATAACGATAAGGCCGGTAGTTATCCTGACCACAAGTAAAGTAGCGGTAAGGCTTTACCTGGGCGATACAACCGAGTGGCAGAGCCTGCAGAATTTGAATTTGCTCCTGTCTTCTCAAGGATTCCTGCCATTCATAATCTTTTAGCACTTGGTCGCGCACAGCAAAGGCATCGAATGGCTCATCCGAACGAGTCACTACGACTTGCCCCGCAAAAGCGGGCAAGGCTAAGAGTGCACTCAGAATGCCCCCAAGCAAGCAGGTACGTCTGATTTTCACTGTGAGATAAGAGATTAAGCGCATCATTCGCTCCTTGTGGTATCAGCGTGGCAGTCGAAGACCCATAAAAAAAGCAG comes from the Shewanella mangrovisoli genome and includes:
- the aroG gene encoding 3-deoxy-7-phosphoheptulonate synthase AroG, with product MYYQNDDVRINEVKELLPPIAILERFPASENAAATVFNARQSIHNILARQDDRLLVVIGPCSIHDPKAALEYGQRLVALRERYQDQLEVVMRVYFEKPRTTVGWKGLINDPYMDNSFKLNDGLRTARKLLVDLNDSGMPTAGEFLDMITPQYVADMMCWGAIGARTTESQVHRELASGLSCPVGFKNGTDGTIKVAIDAIGAANAPHHFLSVTKFGHSAIVSTKGNPDCHIILRGGREPNYSASHVAQISEQLKKAKLVDNIMIDFSHANSSKQYQRQMEVANDVAEQVAAGNKAIFGVMVESHLVEGRQDLIEGQALCYGQSITDACIGWDDTERLLAVLNQSVIERRQRV
- a CDS encoding ABCB family ABC transporter ATP-binding protein/permease — its product is MRPTLYFEGPIDKLNWHVVKLLWPYLLEYKGRVALAMSCLIVAKLASVGLPFILKDLVDTLDANKTAQALSVPIGLVLAYGAVRLLTVITGEIRDTLFGRVTERAIRRLGLAVFDHLHRLDLDFHLERRTGGLSRDIERGTSGVSFLMRFMVFNIVPTLLEIAMVIGIFFFNYGIAFAAITFTSVMAYIWFSVVATEWRTEYVRDAAKADSLSNTRAIDSLLNYETVKYFNNEKYESDRYDQALDQWEVAKRKNRLSLFALNGGQAMIIALAMTAMMALAAYKVTNNEMTLGDFVLINAFMMQLFMPLNFLGFVYREIRGALANIERMFSLLDKHPRIVDKPDALDFEPKRGELSFEHVSFSYDDRPILRNVSFKVAAGKKVAVVGDSGAGKSTLIKLLFRFYDVEQGRILIDGQDIRQLTQDALRRAIAIVPQDTVLFNDSLVENIRYGRPDATDEEVRHAIKLAHLEHFIASLSQGWDTKVGERGLKLSGGEKQRVAIARAILKGSPVLVFDEATSSLDSRSEQAILSALREVAKGHTSLVVAHRLSTIVDADQIVVLSQGEIVEQGNHQSLLAQDGLYAKLWRIQNEQQQLSVEV
- a CDS encoding tetratricopeptide repeat protein; protein product: MIQLRTISSGIICSLLLLLLWGCSSTAPKPSDDEIDALFADSLFKSVSNIPSVEDIFSLPPSVAADVRRAYDRYSLSTKNPVAVHEWLASYINANQDGGHSDFHYQDNLTQTASETYAQRAGNCMSLVVMTSALADVFKIGTEFQDIAIEPVWDKQGEFYLINGHVNLRLLPAESVHTVYLSAHAILVDFMPERALRGYNKVQINRQTLTSMFYNNMAAESLVEGDLDRAYALIKAGLKSGHFIPALNTLAVIYRHKGDEKRAEQVYRYALKYDADDMTTLYNLAVILGDQGRLEEWAQVNKVLELARIRNPYYYYDMGEQAYDEHQYSEALAWYQRAVDKADYRHEFFFGLSRTYWALGDEKRAKLNMEKAMALSREATDKHRYQAKLQAMQQH